The Balneola sp. DNA segment ACTAACATCACTACGGGTGAAGGGGCTTCTGCTCTTATCGTTCAAAGAGGAGCTACTATTAATGCTCAAGGTGATGCTTCTAACCCTATTGTCTTCACTACTGAAGTTGACGAAGTAGAAGCTACTGACCGTGGTCTTTGGGGTGGTATAATCATCCTTGGACGTGCTACTACTAACGAAACCAGCACCAACATCCAGGTTGAAGGTATCCCAGCTGAGCAGCCAGCTCAATATGGTGGTAACGACGACACCGATAATTCCGGTACGTTACGATATGTATCTATCCGACATGGTGGTTTCTCTATCTCAGGTGTTCCTGGCGATGAGATCAATGGTCTTACTATGGGAGCTGTAGGTTCCGGAACTGTTATAGAGTTTGTAGAAGTATTTGCAAACCTTGATGACTGCTTCGAGTGGTTCGGTGGAACAGTAAATACCCGTTACTTAGTAGGTGCCTTCTGTGGTGATGATACCTATGATTATGACCAAGGGTTTAGAGGTTACGGACAGTATTGGTTCTCTATCCAGGGAACTGATGAAGCTGGACGTGCTGGTGAGCATGATGGTGGTGATACCAACGAAACAGGTACTCCATTCTCAATCCCGGTAATCTCTCACGTTACTTACATCGGTTCCGGTTCTGGTGCAACTGGAGTTGGTGGTGACGGTAACGATAGAGCGTTCGCGATCCGTGACAATGCAGGTGGTAAGTACTACAACTCTATCTTCACTGACTTTGCTGGTGTAGGTGCAAACATTGAAGACATTGACGGCTCTTCTGAGGATAGCCGTGCTCAAGTCGAAGCAGGGAACCTTGTGTTTGAAAATAACATCTGGTACGACTTCGGTGCAGGTGCTACTGCTGCTGATATCTGGCCACAAGACTTCGTTGAAACTGCAATGGTAGCTGGTACTAACCAAATCGTTGATCCGGGTATTGCCGGCATCAGCCGATCTACTGATGGTGGTTTGAACCCGGAAGTTTCACCAGACGGTGCTGCATCTACTTCAACAACTACTGACCTTAACTCTACAGTAAGCGACTGGTTTGCTAACAGAGGCCATATTGGAGCATTTGCTTATAACGAAGTATGGATCAAAGACTGGACTGGATTAGATGACTACGGATACCTAAACGATGCTGTTATCAATCCAAATGAGGAAGTTGAAACTGACATTCCTTCTGAAATGCAGTTAAGCCAAAACTATCCGAATCCATTCAACCCTACTACCAACATTCAGTTCGCGTTACCTTCTGCACAGAATGTGACATTGAAAGTGTACAACATGCTTGGTCAGGAAGTGGCAACACTCATCAATAATGAAAACCTTCAGGCTGGCAGCCAGACGATTTCATTCGATGCGTCTTCACTTTCAAGTGGGGTATACATTTACCGATTGGTAGGTGCTAACACAGTATTGACTAAGAAAATGACCTTAA contains these protein-coding regions:
- a CDS encoding T9SS C-terminal target domain-containing protein — translated: MGGVGSGTVIEYVEVYANLDDCFEWFGGTVNTKNLVGAFCGDDTYDYDQGFRGKGQFWFSIQGADETGRAGEHDGGDTNETGEPFSIPVITNVTYIGSGEGASGIGGDGNDRTFAIRDNAGGKYYNSIFTDFAGVGANIEDLDGTSDDSRGQLEEGNLVFNNNLWYGYGAGNTAEAILPQDFVRTNFVAANNQVVDPNLRGISRGTDAGLDPRLGLGSPASTGANFSFDVLDDDFFTPVIYQGAFGGSNWLAGWTAIDNAGTLGDIPLGTATNEVVITDDVTANTTWTNDNIYILDGLVFVQSGELTIQPGTIVKGRLNTNITTGEGASALIVQRGATINAQGDASNPIVFTTEVDEVEATDRGLWGGIIILGRATTNETSTNIQVEGIPAEQPAQYGGNDDTDNSGTLRYVSIRHGGFSISGVPGDEINGLTMGAVGSGTVIEFVEVFANLDDCFEWFGGTVNTRYLVGAFCGDDTYDYDQGFRGYGQYWFSIQGTDEAGRAGEHDGGDTNETGTPFSIPVISHVTYIGSGSGATGVGGDGNDRAFAIRDNAGGKYYNSIFTDFAGVGANIEDIDGSSEDSRAQVEAGNLVFENNIWYDFGAGATAADIWPQDFVETAMVAGTNQIVDPGIAGISRSTDGGLNPEVSPDGAASTSTTTDLNSTVSDWFANRGHIGAFAYNEVWIKDWTGLDDYGYLNDAVINPNEEVETDIPSEMQLSQNYPNPFNPTTNIQFALPSAQNVTLKVYNMLGQEVATLINNENLQAGSQTISFDASSLSSGVYIYRLVGANTVLTKKMTLIK